One genomic segment of Alphaproteobacteria bacterium includes these proteins:
- the cobA gene encoding uroporphyrinogen-III C-methyltransferase has product MESLPFDMPEFAPGSVWLVGAGPGDPGLISLLGYHALRHADAVVYDALVDSRLLQAVRAGAIVEYAGKRGGKPSPKQRDISLRLVELARAGHRVLRLKGGDPFVFGRGGEEALTLVGADIPFRVVPGISAGVGGLAYAGIPVTHRDVNQAVTFVTGHGVTGDVPDGLDWQGLAKGSPVLVFYMALKHLGTIAANLIASGRNPAEAAAIVVRASLPDQRVLETTLGAAARDASAQDLRPPGLFVVGDVVRLRAGLDWLGAMAHNRRLDADPLRNGPPARSA; this is encoded by the coding sequence ATGGAATCTTTGCCTTTCGACATGCCCGAATTCGCGCCGGGCAGCGTGTGGCTGGTGGGTGCGGGCCCCGGCGATCCGGGCCTGATCAGCTTGCTGGGTTATCACGCTTTGCGCCACGCCGACGCCGTCGTCTACGACGCGCTGGTCGATTCGCGCCTGCTGCAAGCCGTGCGCGCGGGCGCGATCGTCGAATACGCGGGCAAGCGCGGCGGCAAGCCCAGCCCCAAGCAGCGCGACATCTCGCTGCGCCTGGTCGAGCTGGCGCGCGCCGGGCATCGCGTGTTGCGCTTGAAAGGCGGCGACCCGTTCGTGTTCGGGCGCGGCGGCGAGGAAGCGCTGACGCTGGTCGGCGCCGATATTCCCTTCCGCGTCGTCCCGGGCATCAGCGCGGGTGTGGGCGGGCTCGCCTATGCCGGCATTCCCGTCACCCATCGCGATGTGAACCAAGCGGTGACCTTCGTGACCGGCCATGGCGTGACCGGCGACGTGCCCGATGGGCTCGATTGGCAAGGCCTCGCCAAAGGCTCGCCCGTCCTCGTCTTCTACATGGCGCTCAAACATCTCGGCACCATCGCCGCCAATCTGATCGCCAGCGGGCGCAACCCGGCCGAGGCGGCCGCGATCGTCGTGCGCGCCAGCCTGCCCGATCAACGCGTGCTGGAGACCACGCTGGGTGCCGCCGCGCGCGACGCTTCGGCGCAGGATTTGCGCCCGCCCGGATTGTTCGTGGTGGGCGACGTGGTGCGCTTGCGCGCCGGGCTGGACTGGCTGGGCGCGATGGCGCATAACCGCCGTCTGGACGCCGATCCGCTGCGCAACGGGCCGCCCGCACGCAGCGCCTGA
- a CDS encoding ankyrin repeat domain-containing protein, with translation MTITRRAVLAAISLAAAMPAWAQMNIEIRQRRPLAEAARDGNLEAVRQRLNAGDSPNQPDLDFRPALLLAAANNFPDIVRLLLENRANPDGRDRDNRTALMWATERGHLRVVEELIRGKARPDLDDRTGSTALMIAAREGNIRIVEMLLRSGADKNKTDSTGRTALDIAQAGNKRAVIDALRR, from the coding sequence ATGACGATCACACGCCGGGCCGTTCTGGCCGCGATTTCCCTTGCCGCCGCGATGCCCGCTTGGGCGCAGATGAATATCGAGATCCGCCAGCGCCGACCTCTGGCCGAGGCGGCGCGCGATGGCAATCTGGAAGCCGTCCGTCAGCGTCTGAATGCGGGCGATTCTCCCAATCAACCGGATCTCGACTTCCGGCCGGCTTTGCTGCTCGCGGCCGCCAATAATTTTCCGGATATCGTGCGATTGCTGCTGGAAAATCGCGCCAATCCCGACGGGCGCGATCGCGACAATCGTACCGCGTTGATGTGGGCCACGGAGCGCGGGCATCTGCGGGTCGTCGAGGAATTGATCCGCGGCAAGGCTAGACCCGATCTCGACGATCGCACCGGTTCGACCGCGCTGATGATCGCGGCGCGCGAAGGCAACATCCGCATCGTCGAAATGTTACTGCGAAGCGGCGCGGACAAGAACAAGACCGATTCGACCGGCCGTACGGCGTTGGATATCGCCCAAGCGGGCAACAAGCGCGCCGTCATCGACGCGCTGCGGCGCTGA
- a CDS encoding cobyrinate a,c-diamide synthase, with translation MNGGGLVFAAPSSGSGKTTLVLGLARALRDRGLAVACAKSGPDYIDPAFHAAASGRPCRNLDRWAMREDTLAGLIAEAGQAQLVLCEGAMGLFDGIDAQGTGSCADLARFAGWPVILIVDARGLAASAGPLVAGFANAANAPRIAGVIFNRVGGETHAHILRDALAIHAPDVVYLGAMPRDAKLVHPERHLGLVQARERDDLDAFIAHAAAVVATHVDLDALQALAVPSARKGDTATPLPPLGSRIAIARDDAFAFAYPAIFDGWRRQGAELSFFAPLDGATPESNADAIYLPGGYPELHAGKLAAGPLPQALRDAATRNATIYGECGGYMVLGRTMIDANGVTHAMAGLLPLDTSFAARRLHLGYRRVVLYAETKLGAAGGAFRAHEFHYTAILREGPGEPLFTASDARGKPLGVMGLRAGPVFGSFAHLIDRDACDS, from the coding sequence TTGAACGGCGGCGGCCTCGTCTTCGCGGCCCCTTCTTCGGGTTCGGGGAAGACGACGCTCGTCCTGGGCCTCGCGCGCGCGTTGCGCGACCGGGGCCTCGCCGTCGCTTGCGCCAAATCCGGCCCCGATTACATCGATCCCGCCTTCCACGCAGCGGCGAGCGGGCGGCCTTGCCGCAACCTTGATCGCTGGGCGATGCGCGAAGACACGCTCGCCGGATTGATTGCCGAGGCGGGTCAAGCGCAGCTTGTCCTGTGCGAAGGGGCAATGGGGCTCTTCGACGGCATCGACGCGCAAGGAACCGGCTCTTGCGCCGACCTCGCGCGCTTCGCCGGCTGGCCGGTGATTTTAATCGTCGATGCGCGCGGCCTCGCCGCCTCCGCCGGACCGCTGGTCGCGGGTTTCGCCAACGCCGCGAACGCGCCGCGCATTGCGGGCGTCATCTTCAATCGCGTGGGCGGCGAGACGCATGCGCATATCTTGCGCGACGCCTTGGCGATTCACGCGCCCGATGTCGTCTATCTCGGCGCAATGCCGCGCGACGCGAAGCTTGTTCATCCCGAACGGCATTTGGGCTTGGTGCAGGCGCGTGAACGCGACGACCTCGACGCGTTCATCGCCCATGCGGCGGCGGTCGTCGCCACGCATGTCGATCTCGACGCGTTGCAAGCGCTCGCCGTGCCCAGCGCGCGCAAGGGAGACACGGCGACACCGCTGCCGCCTTTGGGTTCGCGCATCGCGATCGCGCGCGACGACGCTTTCGCCTTCGCCTATCCCGCGATTTTCGACGGCTGGCGCCGCCAAGGCGCGGAACTCTCGTTTTTCGCGCCCTTGGATGGCGCGACGCCGGAATCGAATGCCGACGCGATCTATCTGCCCGGCGGCTACCCGGAACTTCACGCCGGCAAGCTCGCCGCCGGTCCGTTGCCGCAAGCCTTGCGCGACGCGGCCACGCGGAACGCGACGATCTATGGCGAGTGCGGCGGCTATATGGTGCTCGGCCGCACGATGATCGACGCGAACGGCGTCACGCACGCGATGGCGGGTTTGCTGCCGCTCGACACGTCCTTCGCCGCGCGGCGTTTGCATTTGGGTTACCGGCGCGTCGTTTTGTATGCCGAAACGAAGCTGGGCGCGGCGGGCGGCGCGTTCCGCGCGCACGAATTCCATTACACCGCGATTTTGCGCGAAGGCCCCGGCGAACCGCTGTTCACCGCGTCCGACGCGCGCGGAAAACCCCTTGGTGTCATGGGCTTGCGGGCCGGACCGGTGTTCGGATCCTTCGCCCATCTGATCGACAGGGATGCATGCGATTCATGA